The following DNA comes from Nocardioides panzhihuensis.
GCGAGCACCCCGGGCAGGAGATAGGGCAGGTACGTCCCGCCGCCCGGCATCTCGATGGCGCCACCGAACAGGTAGCCGAAGATCAGCAGCATCATGATCGAGAACAGGATGCCGAACACCGGGCCCCACGGCTCGCGCTGCCAGTGCTTGAGGTCGCGGAGCGTGATGACCCAGGTCTGGCGCAGGGTCGAGGACAGGGCGGTCATCGGGTGGCTCCTTCGTGCGGGTGCTCGGTGTGGGGTGCGGTCAGGTGGAGGAACACCTCGTCCAGGGTCGGTCGGCGCAGCAGCACGTCGTCGACGGTGATGCCGGCGGAGTCGAGTGTGCGTACGACGTCGACGACCGCGGCTCCGCCGCCGGCCGCCCCCGCCTCGACGGTGACCTCGAGCCGGTCGAGGTCGACGGTCGCCGCGGCGCCGAGCGCACCGGCCATCTTGTCGAGGTCGTCCGGCTCGGCCGCGGTGATGATCACCCGGTCGCCGCCGAGATCGCTCTTCAGCGCGGACGGCGTCCCCTCGGCGATCACCCTGCCCGCGCCGAGCACGGTGACCATGTCGGCGAGCTGGTCGGCCTCGTCCAGATACTGCGTGGTCAGCAGCACCGTCGTCCCGTCGGCGACCACCCGCCGCACCATCTCCCAGACCTCGTGGCGAGCGCGCGGGTCCAGCCCGGTGGTGGGCTCGTCGAGGAAGAGGATCCGCGGTCGGATGACCAGACCGGCCGCGATGTCGAGGCGTCGCCGCATCCCGCCGGAGTAGCCCGAGACCTTCCGGTCGCCGGCCTCGACGAGACCGAAGGCGTCGAGGAGCTCGGCGGAGCGGCGTACGGCATCGGTCTTCGACAGACCGTGGAGGCGACCGAACATGACCAGGTTCTCCCGGCCGTGGAGAGCCTCGTCGAGGGCGGCGCTCTGTCCGACCAGCCCGATCGTGGAGCGGACCCGGGCGGGGTGGCGTACGACGTCGTGGCCGCCGACGCGCGCCTGGCCGGCATCGGGGCGGGTCAGCGTCGCGAAGACGTTCACCGCGGTCGACTTGCCGGCGCCGTTGGGCCCGAGCAGGGCGTGCACGGTGCCGGCGGCGACCTCGAGGTCGAGGCCGTCGAGCGCCTGGGTGTCGCGGTAGCGCTTGTGCACGCCCCGCGCGGAGAGGGGAGCCGTGGTCATCGGGCCACCTCGATCCGGAACACGCCGCAGCGGCCGACGACAGCCTCGAACGCCTCCGGCGTCACCGCGGTGACGACCCCGGCATCGAGCATGATCTTCGCTCCGTCGGCCATCCGTTCCGGCCAGGCCCTGAGCACGGTCAGCGCCTCCTCCTGATCGACCTCTACGAGGTGCACCTCCTCTGTCTTCCGCCCGACCCGGAGCGTGGCTCGGCCGGCAGCGGCACGGATGTTGCGGGCCCAGTCGGCTCCCGGGAAACCCTCGAGCAGATAGCGCTGCCCGTCGAGCTCCAGCACCGAGAGCGGCGTGCTGCGGGGCTTGCCGCTCTTGCGGCCCGGCACGGTCAGCACCGGCAGCTCCTTCATCCCGATCCCGGTCTTCGACAGGGTCATGAAGACCTTGTTCATCGGCTTGAGCCATCGCGGCGGGACCGGCTTCGAGTCGTTCTGCATACACGCTCCTTCAATTTCGTACGCTGTACGAAGATGTCAACGGAGCGACTGTAGCATTTGTTCCGTACCATGTACGAAATTTTTCTGGAGGAGGTTACGATGAGCGTCGTGCCGGAGCAGCCAGACCAGTCGGACCCGTCCCTGCGCCTGCTGTGGCGCCATCGGACCGTGGCGCCCGAAGAGCCGAAGACGAAGCGGGGTCCGAAGCAGAAGGTGAGCGTCGACGAGGTCGTCGACGCCGCGATCGACCTCGCCGACGCCGAGGGCCTGGCCGCGGTGACGATGCGCGCGATCGCCCAGCGTTTCGGCCTGGGGGCGATGACGCTCTACTCGTACGTGCCGAACCGGGACGCGCTGCTGGTGCTCATGGCCGACCAGGTGACCGGTCGCACCGTGCTGCCTGACCTGCCCGAGGATCCGCGCAAGCGACTCGAGCTGCTCGCCAGGCTCCAGCACGACGAGCTCCGTGCCCATCCCTGGCTGCTCGAGGTGCAGGACGTACGCCCTTGGCTGGGGCCCAACATGAGCGATCGCTACGAGTGGCAGCTGCAGGCCGTCGACGGCCTCGGGCTCACCGATCTGGAGATGGACCAGACGGTCGCGGTGCTGATGGGGTTCGCGGGCAACATCGCCCGCAGCGAGCTGATGAAGCGGCGCGCCGAGAAGGTCACCGGGATGACGGAGGCGGAGTGGTGGGCCGCCAACTACGACACGTTGAACGAGGTCATGGCCGGCAGCCACTATCCACTGGCAAACCGGGTCGGCACCGCCGCGGGGGAGACCTACCAGGCTGCCACCGACCCCGCCCGCGAGCTCGACTATGGGCTGGCCAGGATCATCGACGGTGTCCTCGCGCACGTGGCCGAACGGTCCCCTGATTGACTAGTGCCATGGCTACGCTCGACCTGACCACCGACGTGGTGACCTTGACCCGGCAGCTGATGGACATCGACTCGGTGAGCCTCAACGAGCTGGAGCTGGCCGATGCCGTGGAGCAGGCGCTGAGCGTCTACGCCCACCTCGTCGTCGAGCGGCGGGGCAACTCGATCGTGGCCCGCACCGACCTCGGGCTGCCGGAGCGGGTGGTCATCGCGGGCCACCTCGACACCGTGCCGATCAACGGCAACTTCCCGAGCCGCCTGGACGAGGCCGCCGGCGTCCTGCATGGGCTCGGTGCCTGCGACATGAAGTCGGGAGACGCGGTCATCCTCAAGCTCGCCGCCACCTTGGCGAAGCCCAATCGCGACGTGACGTACGTCTTCTACGACGCCGAGGAGATCGAGGCGGTCCACAACGGCCTCGGCAAGCTGGCCGCGAGCGAGCCCGACCTCCTCGCCGGCGACTTCGCGATCCTGATGGAGCCCTCCAACGCCGGCGTCGAGGCCGGTTGCCAGGGCACGCTCCGGGTCGAGGTGCGCACCGCCGGCGAGCGGTCCCACAGTGCCCGCTCCTGGCGCGGTGTCAACGCGATCCACAAGGCGGGAGAGGTGCTGCGCCGTCTGGAGGCGTACGTCCCGCGCAAGCCGGTCATCGACGGGCTCGAGTTCCACGAGGGCCTCAACGCGGTCTTCGTCTCCGGTGGAGTGGCCGGCAACGTGATCCCCGACGAGTGCGTGGTGACGGTCAACTTCCGCTTCGCCCCGGACCGGAGCGAGGAGGAGGCGCTGGCGTTCGTGACCGAGTTCTTCGAGGGCTACGACGTCACCCTCACCGACTCTGCGCCCGGTGCGCTGCCCGGGCTGGACCGCCCGGCCGCCAAGGCCTTCATCGACGCCGTCGGCGGCGAGGTCGGGCCCAAGTTCGGCTGGACCGATGTGGCGCGGTTCACCGTTCTCGGCATACCGGCGGTCAACTATGGTCCAGGTGACCCGATGTACGCCCACAAGGCCGACGAGCACGTGAACATCTCCGAGATCATCACCTGCGAGCAGGCCCTTCGTGATTGGTTGACCGCATGACCCGACGTAGCGGCTCCGGCCCGCGCCCCACCAAAGGACGCCCCGCCGGTAGCACCACCGACCAGCGACTGCTCGACAGCTCCGGCCACGGCGACTGGGTCCACACCGATCCGTGGCGGGTCATGAAGATCCAGGCCGAGTTCGTCGAGGGGTTCAACGACCTCTCCGAGATCGGCCCGGCGATCAGCGTCTTCGGGTCGGCGCGCACGCCCCAGGACCACCCGACCTACGCTCAGGCCGAGGCGGTCGGGCGCGGCCTGGTCGAGGCCGGCTTCGGAGTGATCACCGGCGGCGGCCCGGGCACGATGGAGGCGGCGAACAAGGGCGCTCTCGAGGCCGGTGGCGAGTCGATCGGCCTCGGCATCGAGCTGCCCTTCGAGGCCAGGCTCAACGACTACGTCAGCTTCGGGCTCAACTTCCGCTACTTCTTCGTGCGGAAGATGATGTTCGTCAAGTACTCCCAGGGCTACGTCGTCATGCCCGGCGGGCTCGGCACGATGGACGAGCTCTTCGAGGCGATGACGCTCTCCCAGACCAAGAAGATCACCCAGTTCCCGATCGTCCTGATGGGCGTCGAGCACTGGGAAGGGCTCCTCACCTGGATGCGCGAGACGATGCTGGCCGACGGGCGGATCAAGCAGAGCGACCTGGACATGATCACCCTCACCGACGACGTGGACGAGGCGGTCGAGCTGATGCTGAAGGCGCGTGACTGAAGGATGGGCTGGATCTTCGCGGCACTGATCGTGCTGGCTCTCGGAGGAGTCGCCCTCGTCGCAGCCGGAGCCGGTGCGCCGATGGGGGAGGAGTACGGCGACCAGCCGGACGCTCTGGTGCCCCGGGACCGCGTTCTCGAGGCGGCAGACCTGCGCCGCGTACGTTTCTCGGTGGGGTTCCGCGGCTACCGGATGGCCGAGGTGGACTCCCTGATCGCGCGCCTTGCCGAGGAGGCAGAATGGCGTGAGTCGACCGCGGGCGGGCATGCCGGTGCCGAGGTCGGAGTCACGGGACTCATCACACACACGCCCGAGCCCGATTCGGGCTCGCCCGACGTCTAGGACAGAATCGCTGCCGTGAGCTTCGCTGCCGTACTCGTCTACGCCGTCACCGCACTCGTTGCGGTCATCGTCGCGCTCACCTATCTCAAGCCACACCTTCTGCAGCCGCAGCGGTTGGGGCTGCCGCAGAAGATCCACCTGTACGCCGGCACCGCCGGTCTGCTGGTCTGGGTGCTCTTCCTCGCCTCGCCGCCGTCCTTCTTCCTCGGTGGGGACATCCCGGGCGTCGTCGGGCTCTTCGGGATCTGGCTCGCCGCGATCGCGGGTCTCTACCTGCTCTTCCGGCGCCTCAAGGAGCAGCGTGCCGGGGCCGCCGACCACGATGGCTACGGCTACGACGACGCCTACGACGAGGGCTATGACGACGCGTACAACGGCGGCTACGACCAGGCGTACGCCGCCGAGGACGGTTACGGCTACGGCGAGCCTGGCTACGCCGATGTCGGCCACGACGTCCATGCCGAGGTCGACGACCGGGCGGGCTACGCCGACCCGCGCCGACCGGTCCAGCAGCCCATCCAGCAGCCGGTCGCTCAGCCGGGACGCCCGGGCGATCGCCGGCCGGAGCCCCGACGGGCGGCCCGAGGTGTCGACGAGACCGCTGTGATGGCCCCGGTAGAGCGCGGCTCCGCTCCCGCTCCCACGCCAGCCCCCGCGCCAGCCCCCGCTCCCGCGCCGGCCCCGCCGCGTGAGGGGCAGAGCGGTCGCCGGGTGGCAGGGCGTCCGGCGCCGGCTCCGGCTCCGCCGGCACCGCAGCGGCCTTCCGCGCCGCAGCCGCCGGTCTCTGAGGCCCCAGTGCGTCCGCGGCAAGAACGATCGCGGCAAGCGCCCCCGGCGCCGGCGCGCCCAGCGCAGGAGCGGCGAGCTCCGGAGCAGCCGGCGCGAGAGCGTCCAAGGCCTCCGCGTCCGGCGCCCGAGGAGCCTCAGCCGCGCCCACCCGCGCCGGACCGGACCCAGAGCGGCCAGGACCCATGGGGGCGTCGTCAGGAGCCGCCGCAGCGGAGACCGCGTGGTTATGACGATCGCTATGACGACCGCCGCAACGACGGCCACGACGAGTTCGCCGATCGTCGATACCGCCGCGACAGCAGCTACTCGGACTACCCGGGCGAGCAGCCGAGCCCGCCGCGCGCCCCGCGACCTGCTCCCCGCCCCGCGCCCCGCCCCGCGCCGCGCCCTGAGCCGCGCCCTGAGCCCGCGCCCGCTCCCCGCCCGGCCTCTCGCCCGGCACCCGCGCCGGCCCCGGCTCCCGCGCCCCGCCCGGCCCCACAACCTGAGCCGCGCCCGGCCCCACAGCCCGCGCCGCGCCCGGCGCCCGGACCCGACCTCGTGCCAGCGCCCCAGCCGACACCCCAGCCGACACCCCAGCCGGCGCCACCGCAGGCCCCGAGCCGGCAGCCTGCTCGGCGGTCGGGACAGCAGCCTGAGGCGTACGATCCCTACTCCTTGGACTCCTACGGTCCGCCGGAGCACGACCGAGCGCAGGGCCGCGAGCAGGACTGGGCCGAACCTCCGGCACCCGCCCCGCGCGCATCCCGGCCGCAGCCGCGTCGACGCCGGCAGGACCAGGGTTACGACGAGCCTGCCTATGCCGGTTACGAGCAGGGCTACGACCAGGCGTACGACCAGGCGTACGACCAGGGCTACGACTACGACGAGTCCTACGGTCACGGCTATGACGACCGCTACGACGATGCCTACGACCGATCCGCGGGAGCCGACCGTCGAGAGCGTGGCGGAGAATTCTTCGAGGCCTCCGGGGCGGCGATCATGGTGCACCTCACGCTGGTGATCCTCGCGATCTGGCTGACCTGGGCCTACGGAACCTCGGTCATCTGACAGGTTCAAGGCAGGTCAACCCGCCGAAACCCCCACCTTGCCGTCAGGTCTGCTGACCTGATGAGGGATAATGGAGGAGCAATGCGCGCTCCGAGGCCATCCGGCAGGTGAGCGCCGACACGCGAGACACGGAAGAAGGTGCCGCATGGCGGCGATGAAGCCGCGGACAGGAGACGGTCCGCTGGAGGTCACCAAGGAAGGTCGGGGCATCGTGATGCGCGTCCCGCTCGAGGGTGGTGGCCGGTTGGTCGTCGAGCTGAACGCCGACGAGGCTGCCGCGCTCGGCGAAGAGATCAAAGGTCTTGGGCTGAACGCGTAGATGACCACAACGCTGCCGTCACAGGCGCTGCCGCCGCAGGTCGGGCCGCCCACCTTCACGCTGAGCCCGCTCGGTCCGGAGAGCCACGATGCCGAGATCATCGCGCTGCCGGTCATCCCGGGCGACGACGCGCTGATCATCGGCCCAGGGGCCGCCGATCTGGGCGACCACCACGACCTCCTGGGTCACCTCGAGTTCGAAGGTGCCACCGGCAGCGCCGGTGAGGTGACGACGTACCCCGTCACCGGCTCCGGCACCCTGCGGCAGATCCTCCTGATCGGTGTCGGCGCGCAGCGTCGCGACGACTTCCGGCGGGCAGGGGCGGCGCTGGCTCGCGCCGTGCGGGACAGGTCGGATGTGGTCACCACCATCGCGGCGACCGATCCCGAGGTCGCGCTGGAGCCGTTCGTGGCCGGCGCGACGCTGGGGTCCTTCCTCTTCCACTGGCGCTCCGAGGGCGCCCCGTGGACGCCGGTGGAGACGATCACTCTCGCCGACCTGGGTGATGACCAGGCGGCAGCGTTGGACCGAGCTCAGGCGATCGCGCGCGCCGGTTGGCGCGCGCGGTTCTTCGCCTCGGTCCCCAGCAATCTCAAGAACCCTGCTTGGCTCGCCGAGCAGGCCACATCGTTGGCCGCCGAGAGCGGCTTGAAGATCACCGTCTGGGACGAGGACCAGCTCGCCGCAGACGGTTTCGGGGGCATCGTCGCGGTCGGCCAAGGGTCGGCCACGCCGCCCCGGTTGATCCGGCTCGACTACACGCCTCCCAAGGCCGGGCGGAAGGCGCCGACGGTGGTGCTGGTAGGCAAAGGCATCACCTTCGACACCGGTGGTCTCAACATCAAGCCCGGCGACGGCATGGTCAACATGAAGCGCGACATGACCGGCGGCGCGGTGGTGCTCTCGGTGATGACCGCGCTGGCCGAGGTCGGCTGCCCGGTCAAGGTGGTCGGCCTCATCGCCGCAGCCGAGAACGCGATCTCTGGCACCGCGCTGCGTCCCGGTGACGTCATCACCCACTACGGCGGCCGCACCTCCGAGGTGACCAACACCGACGCCGAGGGCCGCCTCGTGCTCGGTGATGCGATGGCCTACGCAGCGGACAAGATCAAACCCGACGCCCTGGTCGACATCGCCACCCTGACCGGAGCCATGCGAGTGGCGCTCGGGCAGACGATGGCCGGCTACTTCGCCGACGACGACGCGCTGGCCGCGCAGCTGGCCGAGGCCTCCGACATCTCCGGCGAGACCCTGTGGCGGATGCCGCTGGTCGCGGACTACGAGGACAAGCTCGCCTCGAAGGTCGCCGACGCCGACAACGCCCCCGGTGGGCCGGGCGCCGTCACCGCCGCGCTCTTCCTGCGCCACTTCACCGGCGGCGTCCCGTGGGCCCACATCGACGTCGCCTGCGGTGATGCGTACGCCGACGTCCACGAGCTCACCCCCGGCCCCACCGGCTTCGGTGCCCGGGTGCTGCTCAGCTGGTTGGCCGGCGCCGACCCGCTCTCCGGCGTCGGCTCCTGACGAGACGTCACACACGTCGGCCGAGACGTCACGTACGTCGGCCGAGACGTCACGTACGTCGGGCCGAGACGTCACGTACGTCGGCCGAGATGGCACCGCGGTGCCATCTCGACCGTCCGGAGTGACGCTTCGGCCGTCGGGGGTGACGCTTCGGCCGTCTCGGCTAGATCTTGCGGGCGAGCAGGAGGCCGTCGCCGACCGGGAGAAGGAGCGGGATCAGGCCGTCGTTGTCGGCGACCAGCTGGTTGAGCTCGCGGATGGTGGCGGTCTCCTCGTCGCGTACGGACGGGTCGGCCACACGGTCGTGCCACAGCGCGTTGTCGAAGGCGACGACGCCACCGGGACGCAGCAACCGGAGCGCCTCCTTGAGATAGGCGGCGTACTCGGTCTTGTCGCCGTCGACGAAGACGACGTCGTAGTGGTTGTCGGTGAGCCGGGGGAGTACGTCGAGGGCGGCGCCGGCGATGCATCGAGCCTGTCGCTGCCCGAACCCGGCCTCGGTGAAGGTCTGGCGGGCCAGCCGCTGGTGCTCGGTCTCGACGTCGACGGTGGTCAGGACCCCCTCGGGGCGCATGCCGCGCAGCAGCCACAGTCCGGAGACGCCGGTGCCGGTGCCGACCTCGACCACGTTCTTGGCATCGAGGACGGAGGCGAGGAAGCGGAGCGTGGCACCGCCGCCCGGGCCGATGGGCGCGACTCCGACCTCCTCGGCCCGGGAACGGGCGGCAGCGAGAAGGTCGTCCTCCGCGACGAACTCGTCGGCGTAGGTCCAACTTGCGGGCGAAACAGGGCTGGTCACACCGCAAAACCTAACCTGTTTCGTGTAACGGTGCGGGAACGCCTGATCCAACTCATGCGTTAGGTGGGCATAGGAAGCGGAAAAATAGGAGCCTCACAGGCAACTCTCAGCCCTTCCGGTCCTAGGCGATCTACCGTAGGAGATGTCAGCGATCAGCGAGGCACACAGGAGCACCATGACCGCGGAGCCCACCAACGAGACCGCTCTCGACGAGCTCGACCAGCGAGCCTCGTCGGGCGTGCCGACGTGGGACGAGATCGTGGAGAAGCACTCCGACCGGGTCTACCGGCTCGCTTACCGCCTCACCGGCAACCGCCCCGACGCGGAGGACCTCACCCAAGAGGTCTTCGTGCGGGTCTTCCGCTCTCTCGACACCTACAGCCCCGGCACCTTCGAGGGCTGGCTGCACCGGATCACCACCAACCTCTTCCTCGACCAGGCCCGCCGCAAGCAGCGGATCCGCTTCGACGCCCTCTCCGACGAGCGCGCCTCGCGCCTGACGAGCAGCGGTCCGACGCCCGACGTGGCCTACACCGACCAGCGCTTCGACGACGACATCGAGCGCGCGCTGGCCACGCTGCCCCCCGACTTCCGGGCCGCGGTCGTGCTCTGTGACGTGGAGGGGCTCTCCTACGAGGAGATCTCCGAGATCCTGGGTGCCAAGCTCGGCACCGTCCGCTCGCGCATCCACCGCGGCCGGGCGATGCTCCGTGACGCCCTCGCCCACCGCGCCCCGCGCGGGGGGCGCTTGCGCCACTCCGGGCCCAAGGTGTTGTGGGGCGGGGCTTCATGAGTCTTCTCGGCAATCACCTCGGGGCGCGGACCAGCGCTCTTCTCGACGGCCAGCTCGACGCCGCAGAGGAGGAGCGCGCCTGGGCGCACGTGCACGAGTGCTGCGCGTGCCGCAGGTCGGTCGAGCGCGAGGGCTGGTTGAAGCGGCGCCTGGCCGGTCTCAGCGTCGACCCCGGGGTCTGTGCCCCGGCCGATCTGAAGGGCTCGCTTCGCGGGGGCGCCCTGGCCGCGTCGGTGTGGCCCACCGACGACCTCGGCGAGACTTACACCGACCCTCGGTCGATGCGGCGTACGTTGGTGATGGTCGCGGCAGGTGGCGGCGCTGTCGGCGCCGCGGTGTTCGGCATGTTCGCCTTCGCCGCCGCACCCGCCGACGCGCCGGTTCCGAGGAACCTTCCGGTCACCGCGGTCACCCAGGTTCCGGGCTCCCCGGGCTCCCCAGTC
Coding sequences within:
- a CDS encoding ATP-binding cassette domain-containing protein, translating into MTTAPLSARGVHKRYRDTQALDGLDLEVAAGTVHALLGPNGAGKSTAVNVFATLTRPDAGQARVGGHDVVRHPARVRSTIGLVGQSAALDEALHGRENLVMFGRLHGLSKTDAVRRSAELLDAFGLVEAGDRKVSGYSGGMRRRLDIAAGLVIRPRILFLDEPTTGLDPRARHEVWEMVRRVVADGTTVLLTTQYLDEADQLADMVTVLGAGRVIAEGTPSALKSDLGGDRVIITAAEPDDLDKMAGALGAAATVDLDRLEVTVEAGAAGGGAAVVDVVRTLDSAGITVDDVLLRRPTLDEVFLHLTAPHTEHPHEGATR
- a CDS encoding nitroreductase family deazaflavin-dependent oxidoreductase — encoded protein: MQNDSKPVPPRWLKPMNKVFMTLSKTGIGMKELPVLTVPGRKSGKPRSTPLSVLELDGQRYLLEGFPGADWARNIRAAAGRATLRVGRKTEEVHLVEVDQEEALTVLRAWPERMADGAKIMLDAGVVTAVTPEAFEAVVGRCGVFRIEVAR
- a CDS encoding TetR/AcrR family transcriptional regulator, with the translated sequence MSVVPEQPDQSDPSLRLLWRHRTVAPEEPKTKRGPKQKVSVDEVVDAAIDLADAEGLAAVTMRAIAQRFGLGAMTLYSYVPNRDALLVLMADQVTGRTVLPDLPEDPRKRLELLARLQHDELRAHPWLLEVQDVRPWLGPNMSDRYEWQLQAVDGLGLTDLEMDQTVAVLMGFAGNIARSELMKRRAEKVTGMTEAEWWAANYDTLNEVMAGSHYPLANRVGTAAGETYQAATDPARELDYGLARIIDGVLAHVAERSPD
- the dapE gene encoding succinyl-diaminopimelate desuccinylase, which codes for MATLDLTTDVVTLTRQLMDIDSVSLNELELADAVEQALSVYAHLVVERRGNSIVARTDLGLPERVVIAGHLDTVPINGNFPSRLDEAAGVLHGLGACDMKSGDAVILKLAATLAKPNRDVTYVFYDAEEIEAVHNGLGKLAASEPDLLAGDFAILMEPSNAGVEAGCQGTLRVEVRTAGERSHSARSWRGVNAIHKAGEVLRRLEAYVPRKPVIDGLEFHEGLNAVFVSGGVAGNVIPDECVVTVNFRFAPDRSEEEALAFVTEFFEGYDVTLTDSAPGALPGLDRPAAKAFIDAVGGEVGPKFGWTDVARFTVLGIPAVNYGPGDPMYAHKADEHVNISEIITCEQALRDWLTA
- a CDS encoding TIGR00730 family Rossman fold protein, which gives rise to MTRRSGSGPRPTKGRPAGSTTDQRLLDSSGHGDWVHTDPWRVMKIQAEFVEGFNDLSEIGPAISVFGSARTPQDHPTYAQAEAVGRGLVEAGFGVITGGGPGTMEAANKGALEAGGESIGLGIELPFEARLNDYVSFGLNFRYFFVRKMMFVKYSQGYVVMPGGLGTMDELFEAMTLSQTKKITQFPIVLMGVEHWEGLLTWMRETMLADGRIKQSDLDMITLTDDVDEAVELMLKARD
- a CDS encoding DivIVA domain-containing protein, which codes for MGWIFAALIVLALGGVALVAAGAGAPMGEEYGDQPDALVPRDRVLEAADLRRVRFSVGFRGYRMAEVDSLIARLAEEAEWRESTAGGHAGAEVGVTGLITHTPEPDSGSPDV
- a CDS encoding DUF3117 domain-containing protein — translated: MAAMKPRTGDGPLEVTKEGRGIVMRVPLEGGGRLVVELNADEAAALGEEIKGLGLNA
- a CDS encoding leucyl aminopeptidase, which produces MTTTLPSQALPPQVGPPTFTLSPLGPESHDAEIIALPVIPGDDALIIGPGAADLGDHHDLLGHLEFEGATGSAGEVTTYPVTGSGTLRQILLIGVGAQRRDDFRRAGAALARAVRDRSDVVTTIAATDPEVALEPFVAGATLGSFLFHWRSEGAPWTPVETITLADLGDDQAAALDRAQAIARAGWRARFFASVPSNLKNPAWLAEQATSLAAESGLKITVWDEDQLAADGFGGIVAVGQGSATPPRLIRLDYTPPKAGRKAPTVVLVGKGITFDTGGLNIKPGDGMVNMKRDMTGGAVVLSVMTALAEVGCPVKVVGLIAAAENAISGTALRPGDVITHYGGRTSEVTNTDAEGRLVLGDAMAYAADKIKPDALVDIATLTGAMRVALGQTMAGYFADDDALAAQLAEASDISGETLWRMPLVADYEDKLASKVADADNAPGGPGAVTAALFLRHFTGGVPWAHIDVACGDAYADVHELTPGPTGFGARVLLSWLAGADPLSGVGS
- a CDS encoding class I SAM-dependent methyltransferase yields the protein MTSPVSPASWTYADEFVAEDDLLAAARSRAEEVGVAPIGPGGGATLRFLASVLDAKNVVEVGTGTGVSGLWLLRGMRPEGVLTTVDVETEHQRLARQTFTEAGFGQRQARCIAGAALDVLPRLTDNHYDVVFVDGDKTEYAAYLKEALRLLRPGGVVAFDNALWHDRVADPSVRDEETATIRELNQLVADNDGLIPLLLPVGDGLLLARKI
- the sigE gene encoding RNA polymerase sigma factor SigE; the encoded protein is MTAEPTNETALDELDQRASSGVPTWDEIVEKHSDRVYRLAYRLTGNRPDAEDLTQEVFVRVFRSLDTYSPGTFEGWLHRITTNLFLDQARRKQRIRFDALSDERASRLTSSGPTPDVAYTDQRFDDDIERALATLPPDFRAAVVLCDVEGLSYEEISEILGAKLGTVRSRIHRGRAMLRDALAHRAPRGGRLRHSGPKVLWGGAS